The following proteins are co-located in the Blastopirellula sediminis genome:
- a CDS encoding HEAT repeat domain-containing protein has translation MATDLSQLMDHLNSDEISVRLAACEKLAQIGPDARSAAVPLCRLTADPDESVREAAVSALETLETPAIEDASALAQLMSSSAADVRFWAATLLGRLGPSAERQAPALLAAITGDQAIPVQQKAVWAIDQIGVRTASAKAALEQAAQSTDPRLARLATKALANF, from the coding sequence ATGGCGACCGATCTCTCGCAGCTTATGGATCACCTCAACAGCGACGAAATTTCCGTTCGCCTGGCTGCTTGTGAAAAACTGGCTCAAATCGGCCCCGATGCCCGCAGCGCCGCGGTTCCGTTGTGTCGATTGACGGCCGATCCCGATGAGTCGGTACGTGAAGCGGCAGTCAGCGCACTAGAAACGTTGGAAACTCCGGCGATCGAGGATGCCTCAGCTCTCGCCCAGTTAATGAGTTCATCCGCAGCGGACGTCCGGTTTTGGGCGGCCACGCTTTTGGGCCGTCTTGGTCCGTCCGCTGAGCGACAAGCACCTGCCTTGCTGGCCGCAATTACGGGCGATCAAGCGATCCCAGTCCAACAAAAGGCGGTCTGGGCGATTGATCAGATTGGCGTGCGAACCGCTTCCGCGAAAGCGGCTCTCGAACAAGCGGCGCAGTCGACTGACCCGCGACTCGCTCGTTTGGCGACAAAGGCTCTCGCAAACTTTTAA